In one window of Denticeps clupeoides chromosome 2, fDenClu1.1, whole genome shotgun sequence DNA:
- the hhla2b.2 gene encoding uncharacterized protein hhla2b.2 isoform X3 yields MALKRTMLLLLLTLQWTLRQVKGQDSQVTCPFRAECILPCSFPPSIEEIIHWHFGLNTDQTVHTYYHKKDQFKFQIPRYSGRTSLFSSQIPRGNASLLLRNVTWEDQGRYQCYISTKQASQESFVVLTVKDEIPRVNISVKDHELMCSSTQTDPNPQLSWTTDPPSDMNAKTVISPESSGLFSVKSTLDFNKKQDTIYTCTIRSEGLEIRATLKQTVKSLQQDLILTCTDKEVINSSLTWTFNDDIILTYDNRTSHQKVSDQWRDHFSKRSLHNLNRTGTYVCSRQTSVHRMDYVLFRVEEPLTESPSEVHSGVKWSILAVLIILIIIIIIIISITVLVRRLKKSKAQDNRATRTSNNGTNLEMSPLHREPEKTLS; encoded by the exons ATGGCTCTGAAACGGAcgatgctgctgctcctgctgacCCTGCAGTGGACCCTCAGACAGGTTAAAGGGCAGG ACTCTCAGGTCACCTGTCCCTTCCGTGCTGAATGCATCCTGCCCTGCAGCTTCCCACCATCTATTGAGGAGATAATCCACTGGCATTTCGGACTGAATACAGACCAAACTGTTCATACTTATTACCACAAGAAAGATCAGTTTAAATTTCAAATACCCAGATACAGCGGCAGGACGTCCCTGTTCAGCTCTCAGATCCCCAGAGGAAACGCCTCGCTCCTGCTGAGGAACGTCACCTGGGAGGACCAGGGCAGGTACCAGTGCTACATAAGCACCAAGCAGGCCAGCCAGGAGAGCTTTGTGGTTTTAACAGTGAAAG ATGAAATTCCCAGGGTTAACATTTCAGTGAAGGACCATGAACTCATGTGCAGCTCCACCCAAACAGACCCAAACCCTCAACTGTCCTGGACTACAGATCCCCCTTCagacatgaatgcaaaaacaGTCATCAGTCCAGAATCTTCTGGCCTGTTCTCAGTAAAGAGCACACTGGACTTCAACAAGAAGCAGGATACCATCTACACCTGCACCATCAGATCAGAAGGACTGGAAATCAGAGCAACTCTGAAACAGACAG TCAAAAGCCTGCAACAGGACCTCATCCTGACCTGCACAGACAAAGAGGTCATCAACTCGTCCCTCACTTGGACCTTCAATGATGACATCATCCTGACATACGACAATCGCACCTCTCACCAGAAGGTGTCGGACCAGTGGAGAGACCATTTCTCAAAGCGATCGCTGCACAACCTGAACAGGACTGGTACATACGTCTGCAGCAGACAGACAAGCGTCCACAGGATGGACTACGTCCTCTTCAGGGTGGAGGAACCACTGACTGAAA GTCCTTCAGAAGTTCATTCAGGAGTAAAATGGAGCATATTAGCAGTTTTAATAATactcattataataataataataataatatctatAACCGTGCTAGTAAGAAGGCTTAAAAAAAGTAAAGCG CAGGACAACAGGGCAACACGGACATCGAACAACGGGACTAACTTGGAAATGTCACCACTTCATAGAGAACCAGAGAAGACACTGAGCTGA
- the hhla2b.2 gene encoding uncharacterized protein hhla2b.2 isoform X1, whose protein sequence is MALKRTMLLLLLTLQWTLRQVKGQDSQVTCPFRAECILPCSFPPSIEEIIHWHFGLNTDQTVHTYYHKKDQFKFQIPRYSGRTSLFSSQIPRGNASLLLRNVTWEDQGRYQCYISTKQASQESFVVLTVKDEIPRVNISVKDHELMCSSTQTDPNPQLSWTTDPPSDMNAKTVISPESSGLFSVKSTLDFNKKQDTIYTCTIRSEGLEIRATLKQTVKSLQQDLILTCTDKEVINSSLTWTFNDDIILTYDNRTSHQKVSDQWRDHFSKRSLHNLNRTGTYVCSRQTSVHRMDYVLFRVEEPLTESILKSTNLNQIQTFQTKPLSRCVISGPSEVHSGVKWSILAVLIILIIIIIIIISITVLVRRLKKSKAQDNRATRTSNNGTNLEMSPLHREPEKTLS, encoded by the exons ATGGCTCTGAAACGGAcgatgctgctgctcctgctgacCCTGCAGTGGACCCTCAGACAGGTTAAAGGGCAGG ACTCTCAGGTCACCTGTCCCTTCCGTGCTGAATGCATCCTGCCCTGCAGCTTCCCACCATCTATTGAGGAGATAATCCACTGGCATTTCGGACTGAATACAGACCAAACTGTTCATACTTATTACCACAAGAAAGATCAGTTTAAATTTCAAATACCCAGATACAGCGGCAGGACGTCCCTGTTCAGCTCTCAGATCCCCAGAGGAAACGCCTCGCTCCTGCTGAGGAACGTCACCTGGGAGGACCAGGGCAGGTACCAGTGCTACATAAGCACCAAGCAGGCCAGCCAGGAGAGCTTTGTGGTTTTAACAGTGAAAG ATGAAATTCCCAGGGTTAACATTTCAGTGAAGGACCATGAACTCATGTGCAGCTCCACCCAAACAGACCCAAACCCTCAACTGTCCTGGACTACAGATCCCCCTTCagacatgaatgcaaaaacaGTCATCAGTCCAGAATCTTCTGGCCTGTTCTCAGTAAAGAGCACACTGGACTTCAACAAGAAGCAGGATACCATCTACACCTGCACCATCAGATCAGAAGGACTGGAAATCAGAGCAACTCTGAAACAGACAG TCAAAAGCCTGCAACAGGACCTCATCCTGACCTGCACAGACAAAGAGGTCATCAACTCGTCCCTCACTTGGACCTTCAATGATGACATCATCCTGACATACGACAATCGCACCTCTCACCAGAAGGTGTCGGACCAGTGGAGAGACCATTTCTCAAAGCGATCGCTGCACAACCTGAACAGGACTGGTACATACGTCTGCAGCAGACAGACAAGCGTCCACAGGATGGACTACGTCCTCTTCAGGGTGGAGGAACCACTGACTGAAAGTATATTAAAAAGCACTAATTTAAATCAGATTCAAACCTTCCAAACAAAACCACTTTCTCGTTGTGTCATTTCAGGTCCTTCAGAAGTTCATTCAGGAGTAAAATGGAGCATATTAGCAGTTTTAATAATactcattataataataataataataatatctatAACCGTGCTAGTAAGAAGGCTTAAAAAAAGTAAAGCG CAGGACAACAGGGCAACACGGACATCGAACAACGGGACTAACTTGGAAATGTCACCACTTCATAGAGAACCAGAGAAGACACTGAGCTGA
- the hhla2b.2 gene encoding uncharacterized protein hhla2b.2 isoform X4, producing the protein MALKRTMLLLLLTLQWTLRQVKGQDSQVTCPFRAECILPCSFPPSIEEIIHWHFGLNTDQTVHTYYHKKDQFKFQIPRYSGRTSLFSSQIPRGNASLLLRNVTWEDQGRYQCYISTKQASQESFVVLTVKDEIPRVNISVKDHELMCSSTQTDPNPQLSWTTDPPSDMNAKTVISPESSGLFSVKSTLDFNKKQDTIYTCTIRSEGLEIRATLKQTVKSLQQDLILTCTDKEVINSSLTWTFNDDIILTYDNRTSHQKVSDQWRDHFSKRSLHNLNRTGTYVCSRQTSVHRMDYVLFRVEEPLTESPSEVHSGVKWSILAVLIILIIIIIIIISITVLVRRLKKSKADNRATRTSNNGTNLEMSPLHREPEKTLS; encoded by the exons ATGGCTCTGAAACGGAcgatgctgctgctcctgctgacCCTGCAGTGGACCCTCAGACAGGTTAAAGGGCAGG ACTCTCAGGTCACCTGTCCCTTCCGTGCTGAATGCATCCTGCCCTGCAGCTTCCCACCATCTATTGAGGAGATAATCCACTGGCATTTCGGACTGAATACAGACCAAACTGTTCATACTTATTACCACAAGAAAGATCAGTTTAAATTTCAAATACCCAGATACAGCGGCAGGACGTCCCTGTTCAGCTCTCAGATCCCCAGAGGAAACGCCTCGCTCCTGCTGAGGAACGTCACCTGGGAGGACCAGGGCAGGTACCAGTGCTACATAAGCACCAAGCAGGCCAGCCAGGAGAGCTTTGTGGTTTTAACAGTGAAAG ATGAAATTCCCAGGGTTAACATTTCAGTGAAGGACCATGAACTCATGTGCAGCTCCACCCAAACAGACCCAAACCCTCAACTGTCCTGGACTACAGATCCCCCTTCagacatgaatgcaaaaacaGTCATCAGTCCAGAATCTTCTGGCCTGTTCTCAGTAAAGAGCACACTGGACTTCAACAAGAAGCAGGATACCATCTACACCTGCACCATCAGATCAGAAGGACTGGAAATCAGAGCAACTCTGAAACAGACAG TCAAAAGCCTGCAACAGGACCTCATCCTGACCTGCACAGACAAAGAGGTCATCAACTCGTCCCTCACTTGGACCTTCAATGATGACATCATCCTGACATACGACAATCGCACCTCTCACCAGAAGGTGTCGGACCAGTGGAGAGACCATTTCTCAAAGCGATCGCTGCACAACCTGAACAGGACTGGTACATACGTCTGCAGCAGACAGACAAGCGTCCACAGGATGGACTACGTCCTCTTCAGGGTGGAGGAACCACTGACTGAAA GTCCTTCAGAAGTTCATTCAGGAGTAAAATGGAGCATATTAGCAGTTTTAATAATactcattataataataataataataatatctatAACCGTGCTAGTAAGAAGGCTTAAAAAAAGTAAAGCG GACAACAGGGCAACACGGACATCGAACAACGGGACTAACTTGGAAATGTCACCACTTCATAGAGAACCAGAGAAGACACTGAGCTGA
- the hhla2b.2 gene encoding uncharacterized protein hhla2b.2 isoform X2, whose protein sequence is MALKRTMLLLLLTLQWTLRQVKGQDSQVTCPFRAECILPCSFPPSIEEIIHWHFGLNTDQTVHTYYHKKDQFKFQIPRYSGRTSLFSSQIPRGNASLLLRNVTWEDQGRYQCYISTKQASQESFVVLTVKDEIPRVNISVKDHELMCSSTQTDPNPQLSWTTDPPSDMNAKTVISPESSGLFSVKSTLDFNKKQDTIYTCTIRSEGLEIRATLKQTVKSLQQDLILTCTDKEVINSSLTWTFNDDIILTYDNRTSHQKVSDQWRDHFSKRSLHNLNRTGTYVCSRQTSVHRMDYVLFRVEEPLTESILKSTNLNQIQTFQTKPLSRCVISGPSEVHSGVKWSILAVLIILIIIIIIIISITVLVRRLKKSKADNRATRTSNNGTNLEMSPLHREPEKTLS, encoded by the exons ATGGCTCTGAAACGGAcgatgctgctgctcctgctgacCCTGCAGTGGACCCTCAGACAGGTTAAAGGGCAGG ACTCTCAGGTCACCTGTCCCTTCCGTGCTGAATGCATCCTGCCCTGCAGCTTCCCACCATCTATTGAGGAGATAATCCACTGGCATTTCGGACTGAATACAGACCAAACTGTTCATACTTATTACCACAAGAAAGATCAGTTTAAATTTCAAATACCCAGATACAGCGGCAGGACGTCCCTGTTCAGCTCTCAGATCCCCAGAGGAAACGCCTCGCTCCTGCTGAGGAACGTCACCTGGGAGGACCAGGGCAGGTACCAGTGCTACATAAGCACCAAGCAGGCCAGCCAGGAGAGCTTTGTGGTTTTAACAGTGAAAG ATGAAATTCCCAGGGTTAACATTTCAGTGAAGGACCATGAACTCATGTGCAGCTCCACCCAAACAGACCCAAACCCTCAACTGTCCTGGACTACAGATCCCCCTTCagacatgaatgcaaaaacaGTCATCAGTCCAGAATCTTCTGGCCTGTTCTCAGTAAAGAGCACACTGGACTTCAACAAGAAGCAGGATACCATCTACACCTGCACCATCAGATCAGAAGGACTGGAAATCAGAGCAACTCTGAAACAGACAG TCAAAAGCCTGCAACAGGACCTCATCCTGACCTGCACAGACAAAGAGGTCATCAACTCGTCCCTCACTTGGACCTTCAATGATGACATCATCCTGACATACGACAATCGCACCTCTCACCAGAAGGTGTCGGACCAGTGGAGAGACCATTTCTCAAAGCGATCGCTGCACAACCTGAACAGGACTGGTACATACGTCTGCAGCAGACAGACAAGCGTCCACAGGATGGACTACGTCCTCTTCAGGGTGGAGGAACCACTGACTGAAAGTATATTAAAAAGCACTAATTTAAATCAGATTCAAACCTTCCAAACAAAACCACTTTCTCGTTGTGTCATTTCAGGTCCTTCAGAAGTTCATTCAGGAGTAAAATGGAGCATATTAGCAGTTTTAATAATactcattataataataataataataatatctatAACCGTGCTAGTAAGAAGGCTTAAAAAAAGTAAAGCG GACAACAGGGCAACACGGACATCGAACAACGGGACTAACTTGGAAATGTCACCACTTCATAGAGAACCAGAGAAGACACTGAGCTGA
- the cip2a gene encoding protein CIP2A isoform X2 translates to MDTTTCLKSLLLAVRQHRNHSSAATASQLRRQISLLSGFECCRFLISGQVLPSECLSGLLDVAGDPKSSPGLAGSIISLLAQMASDDEVREALHSSYNVTSTLASIIHCNRATPEEPLVLQCLQVLQKVTYNVKILPCTSYIDELINFLMQNIKSCNDEMIKPCLGLMANLCRHISSVQTHVKSQSNVKVLYRSLIDLLAHNSLTVVIYALSILASLTLNEQEGQKLFNAENIHQTFPLIFNITINGDGTLTRNYAVDLLVDLLKNAKIADHLTNYRLLPECLSEVLGLLHSKDPETAAKVLELLVALCSVPGLRRILCETTFCSFKPRLQPRGRKGGTGRPLEPGVALLQWSTRPLQASERCYLRALDLTTQLFVEAISSHMSGPVHSFADLLLPALLGLLQPPEGPEESALLKKHCVRMGRVMDLLLVLSGDDFLKTLVSKQLKSELCVSQVELLLSSTVSSNCPATDSLLSQVSSEALLKTLELMSCLKHQVLDMETCFYQILQDQRIVTPLSLAITSSQREHVQAALRILFEAAPLPDFPSIVLGDSIAANNSCHQREAELCGQRPQCLELRSSGKGSSVPANISVPSRQNIDALIEKLQNSMEENMKDIHMSEVIDVYEQKISALASKEAHLEDLLEAKCLAVAQADRLIAQYRCQRAQAEAEARKLAGLLKEAELRKEDVQQQLDERLLEVQRVKMDVQQLLQHNDRLQSVSEEHQTLKGAYNGLLNRYNDNERLLKELQAAHVSLTQQAENLKRTNEALRLQQDRILAEVSEKEKRIEHLNAESVEKDERISDLQGALKRDQDQISEMEGNVSVLRKELNKMEQARKDVSIKASSLELQKVQLETKLQKKEEELNKNMQMIAMIHSLSSAKAHPDTANVSL, encoded by the exons ATGGACACCACCACCTGCCTAAAGTCGCTTCTTCTGGCCGTCAGGCAGCACCGGAACCACAGCTCCGCCGCCACCGCGTCTCAGCTCCGCCGCCAGATCAGT CTCCTGTCAGGGTTCGAGTGCTGCAGGTTCCTCATCTCCGGTCAGGTTCTTCCCAGCGAGTGTCTCAGTGGGCTTCTGGATGTCGCAGGAGACCCCAAGAGCAGCCCCGGTCTGGCAGGCTCCATCATATCACTGCTGGCTCAGATGG cttCAGATGATGAAGTTAGGGAAGCCCTTCACAGCAGTTATAATGTCACCAGTACGCTGGCCTCCATCATTCACTGTAACCGAGCCACTCCAGAAGAACCCCTCGTGCTGCAG TGCTTGCAGGTGCTGCAGAAGGTCACATACAACGTGAAGATCCTGCCCTGCACCTCATACATTGATGAGCTCATCAACTTCCTCATGCAGAATAT AAAGTCGTGTAATGATGAGATGATCAAGCCGTGTCTCGGCCTGATGGCCAATCTCTGTCGCCACATCTCATCGGTCCAGACTCACGTCAAGTCTCAG AGCAACGTGAAGGTTCTGTATCGGTCCTTAATCGACCTCCTGGCTCACAACTCCCTGACGGTGGTGATCTATGCACTCTCAATATTAGCCAGCCTGACTCTGAACGAACAGGAGGGCCAGAAG ctgTTTAATGCAGAGAACATTCATCAGACCTTCCCACTGATCTTCAACATAACCATTAATGGTGACGGGACCCTGACCAGGAACTATGCTGTTGACCTTTTGGTGGATCTGCTGAAAAACGCCAAGATCGCGGACCACCTCACAAA CTACAGGCTGCTTCCAGAATGCCTGTCTGAGGTTTTAGGGCTGTTGCACAGCAAGGATCCAGAAACAGCGGCTAAG GTGCTGGAACTGCTTGTGGCCCTGTGTTCTGTCCCGGGTTTGCGCCGGATCCTCTGTGAAACCACCTTCTGCTCCTTCAAGCCTCGTCTGCAGCCCAGAGGGAGGAAGGGCGGCACCGGCAGGCCGTTGGAGCCAGGTGTGGCCCTGCTACAGTGGAGCACCAGGCCTCTGCAGGCTTCGGAGCGTTGCTACCTTCGAGCTCTGGACCTCACCACCCAGCTGTTTGTG GAGGCCATCAGTTCACACATGTCTGGACCTGTCCACTCCTTTGCGGATCTCCTGCTCCCAGCTCTGTTGGGCCTCCTCCAGCCTCCAGAAGGACCGGAAGAGTCAGCACTGCTGAAGAAACACTGTGTTCGAATGGGCCGAGTCATGGATCTTCTGCTGG TCCTCTCTGGAGACGATTTTCTGAAGACTCTGGTCTCAAAGCAGCTCAAGTCTGAACTCTGCGTCTCTCAGGTGGAGCTTCTGTTGTCCAGTACTGTCTCCTCCAACTGCCCTGCCACCGACTCCCTGCTCAG CCAGGTGAGTTCCGAGGCGCTGCTAAAGACTTTGGAGCTGATGAGCTGCCTGAAGCATCAGGTGTTGGACATGGAGACCTGCTTCTACCAGATCCTGCAG GACCAGAGGATCGTGACTCCACTCTCGCTGGCCATCACGTCCAGTCAGCGGGAGCATGTCCAGGCCGCTCTGCGGATTCTCTTTGAAGCTGCACCCCTGCCGGACTTCCCTTCTATAGT GCTGGGTGACAGCATTGCTGCAAATAACAGTTGCCACCAGCGAGAGGCGGAGCTCTGTGGCCAGAGGCCACAGTGTCTAGAGCTGAGGTCTTCAGGGAAAGGATCATCCGTTCCAGCCAATATATCTGTTCCCAGTCGGCAGAACATTGATGCACTGATTGAGAAGCTGCAGAACAGCATggag GAGAACATGAAGGACATTCACATGTCGGAGGTGATCGACGTGTATGAACAGAAGATCTCTGCCCTGGCG TCGAAGGAAGCGCATCTTGAAGATCTGTTGGAGGCGAAGTGTCTAGCGGTCGCCCAGGCCGATCGACTCATCGCTCAGTACCGCTGTCAGAGAGCGCAGGCCGAGGCTGAG gCACGGAAGCTGGCCGGGCTGCTAAAGGAGGCGGAGCTTCGCAAAGAGGAcgttcagcagcagctggatGAGCGGCTGTTGGAGGTGCAACGCGTTAAAATGGACGTCCAGCAGCTGCTACAGCACAACGACCGTCTGCAGAGCGTTTCTGAGGAACACCAGACACTGAAGGGGGCGTACAACGGACTTCTGAACAG gtaTAACGATAATGAGCGGctgctgaaggagctgcaggcGGCTCATGTTTCCCTCACCCAGCAGGCTGAGAACCTGAAGAGGACCAATGAGGCTCTGCGGCTGCAGCAGGATCG GATTTTGGCCGAAGTGTctgagaaggagaagaggatCGAACATTTAAATGCTGAATCGGTGGAGAAGGACGAGAGGATCTCAG ACCTTCAGGGAGCTCTGAAGAGGGACCAGGATCAGATCAGTGAGATGGAGGGGAATGTCAGCGTACTGCGCAAGGAGCTCAACAAGATGGAGCAGGCCAGGAAGGATGTCAGTATCAAG GCTTCTTCTCTGGAGCTGCAGAAAGTCCAACTGGAGaccaaactgcaaaaaaaagaggaggaactGAACAAGAACATGCAGATGATTGCCATGATTCACAGCCTGAGCAGCGCCAAGGCCCATCCTGACACAGCCAACGTGTCTCTCTGA
- the cip2a gene encoding protein CIP2A isoform X1, translating into MDTTTCLKSLLLAVRQHRNHSSAATASQLRRQISLLSGFECCRFLISGQVLPSECLSGLLDVAGDPKSSPGLAGSIISLLAQMASDDEVREALHSSYNVTSTLASIIHCNRATPEEPLVLQCLQVLQKVTYNVKILPCTSYIDELINFLMQNIKSCNDEMIKPCLGLMANLCRHISSVQTHVKSQSNVKVLYRSLIDLLAHNSLTVVIYALSILASLTLNEQEGQKLFNAENIHQTFPLIFNITINGDGTLTRNYAVDLLVDLLKNAKIADHLTNYRLLPECLSEVLGLLHSKDPETAAKVLELLVALCSVPGLRRILCETTFCSFKPRLQPRGRKGGTGRPLEPGVALLQWSTRPLQASERCYLRALDLTTQLFVEAISSHMSGPVHSFADLLLPALLGLLQPPEGPEESALLKKHCVRMGRVMDLLLVLSGDDFLKTLVSKQLKSELCVSQVELLLSSTVSSNCPATDSLLSQVSSEALLKTLELMSCLKHQVLDMETCFYQILQDQRIVTPLSLAITSSQREHVQAALRILFEAAPLPDFPSIVLGDSIAANNSCHQREAELCGQRPQCLELRSSGKGSSVPANISVPSRQNIDALIEKLQNSMELQENMKDIHMSEVIDVYEQKISALASKEAHLEDLLEAKCLAVAQADRLIAQYRCQRAQAEAEARKLAGLLKEAELRKEDVQQQLDERLLEVQRVKMDVQQLLQHNDRLQSVSEEHQTLKGAYNGLLNRYNDNERLLKELQAAHVSLTQQAENLKRTNEALRLQQDRILAEVSEKEKRIEHLNAESVEKDERISDLQGALKRDQDQISEMEGNVSVLRKELNKMEQARKDVSIKASSLELQKVQLETKLQKKEEELNKNMQMIAMIHSLSSAKAHPDTANVSL; encoded by the exons ATGGACACCACCACCTGCCTAAAGTCGCTTCTTCTGGCCGTCAGGCAGCACCGGAACCACAGCTCCGCCGCCACCGCGTCTCAGCTCCGCCGCCAGATCAGT CTCCTGTCAGGGTTCGAGTGCTGCAGGTTCCTCATCTCCGGTCAGGTTCTTCCCAGCGAGTGTCTCAGTGGGCTTCTGGATGTCGCAGGAGACCCCAAGAGCAGCCCCGGTCTGGCAGGCTCCATCATATCACTGCTGGCTCAGATGG cttCAGATGATGAAGTTAGGGAAGCCCTTCACAGCAGTTATAATGTCACCAGTACGCTGGCCTCCATCATTCACTGTAACCGAGCCACTCCAGAAGAACCCCTCGTGCTGCAG TGCTTGCAGGTGCTGCAGAAGGTCACATACAACGTGAAGATCCTGCCCTGCACCTCATACATTGATGAGCTCATCAACTTCCTCATGCAGAATAT AAAGTCGTGTAATGATGAGATGATCAAGCCGTGTCTCGGCCTGATGGCCAATCTCTGTCGCCACATCTCATCGGTCCAGACTCACGTCAAGTCTCAG AGCAACGTGAAGGTTCTGTATCGGTCCTTAATCGACCTCCTGGCTCACAACTCCCTGACGGTGGTGATCTATGCACTCTCAATATTAGCCAGCCTGACTCTGAACGAACAGGAGGGCCAGAAG ctgTTTAATGCAGAGAACATTCATCAGACCTTCCCACTGATCTTCAACATAACCATTAATGGTGACGGGACCCTGACCAGGAACTATGCTGTTGACCTTTTGGTGGATCTGCTGAAAAACGCCAAGATCGCGGACCACCTCACAAA CTACAGGCTGCTTCCAGAATGCCTGTCTGAGGTTTTAGGGCTGTTGCACAGCAAGGATCCAGAAACAGCGGCTAAG GTGCTGGAACTGCTTGTGGCCCTGTGTTCTGTCCCGGGTTTGCGCCGGATCCTCTGTGAAACCACCTTCTGCTCCTTCAAGCCTCGTCTGCAGCCCAGAGGGAGGAAGGGCGGCACCGGCAGGCCGTTGGAGCCAGGTGTGGCCCTGCTACAGTGGAGCACCAGGCCTCTGCAGGCTTCGGAGCGTTGCTACCTTCGAGCTCTGGACCTCACCACCCAGCTGTTTGTG GAGGCCATCAGTTCACACATGTCTGGACCTGTCCACTCCTTTGCGGATCTCCTGCTCCCAGCTCTGTTGGGCCTCCTCCAGCCTCCAGAAGGACCGGAAGAGTCAGCACTGCTGAAGAAACACTGTGTTCGAATGGGCCGAGTCATGGATCTTCTGCTGG TCCTCTCTGGAGACGATTTTCTGAAGACTCTGGTCTCAAAGCAGCTCAAGTCTGAACTCTGCGTCTCTCAGGTGGAGCTTCTGTTGTCCAGTACTGTCTCCTCCAACTGCCCTGCCACCGACTCCCTGCTCAG CCAGGTGAGTTCCGAGGCGCTGCTAAAGACTTTGGAGCTGATGAGCTGCCTGAAGCATCAGGTGTTGGACATGGAGACCTGCTTCTACCAGATCCTGCAG GACCAGAGGATCGTGACTCCACTCTCGCTGGCCATCACGTCCAGTCAGCGGGAGCATGTCCAGGCCGCTCTGCGGATTCTCTTTGAAGCTGCACCCCTGCCGGACTTCCCTTCTATAGT GCTGGGTGACAGCATTGCTGCAAATAACAGTTGCCACCAGCGAGAGGCGGAGCTCTGTGGCCAGAGGCCACAGTGTCTAGAGCTGAGGTCTTCAGGGAAAGGATCATCCGTTCCAGCCAATATATCTGTTCCCAGTCGGCAGAACATTGATGCACTGATTGAGAAGCTGCAGAACAGCATggag TTGCAGGAGAACATGAAGGACATTCACATGTCGGAGGTGATCGACGTGTATGAACAGAAGATCTCTGCCCTGGCG TCGAAGGAAGCGCATCTTGAAGATCTGTTGGAGGCGAAGTGTCTAGCGGTCGCCCAGGCCGATCGACTCATCGCTCAGTACCGCTGTCAGAGAGCGCAGGCCGAGGCTGAG gCACGGAAGCTGGCCGGGCTGCTAAAGGAGGCGGAGCTTCGCAAAGAGGAcgttcagcagcagctggatGAGCGGCTGTTGGAGGTGCAACGCGTTAAAATGGACGTCCAGCAGCTGCTACAGCACAACGACCGTCTGCAGAGCGTTTCTGAGGAACACCAGACACTGAAGGGGGCGTACAACGGACTTCTGAACAG gtaTAACGATAATGAGCGGctgctgaaggagctgcaggcGGCTCATGTTTCCCTCACCCAGCAGGCTGAGAACCTGAAGAGGACCAATGAGGCTCTGCGGCTGCAGCAGGATCG GATTTTGGCCGAAGTGTctgagaaggagaagaggatCGAACATTTAAATGCTGAATCGGTGGAGAAGGACGAGAGGATCTCAG ACCTTCAGGGAGCTCTGAAGAGGGACCAGGATCAGATCAGTGAGATGGAGGGGAATGTCAGCGTACTGCGCAAGGAGCTCAACAAGATGGAGCAGGCCAGGAAGGATGTCAGTATCAAG GCTTCTTCTCTGGAGCTGCAGAAAGTCCAACTGGAGaccaaactgcaaaaaaaagaggaggaactGAACAAGAACATGCAGATGATTGCCATGATTCACAGCCTGAGCAGCGCCAAGGCCCATCCTGACACAGCCAACGTGTCTCTCTGA